GAATAACTTTTTTGGGAGGCGGAGCCTGTTTTTTCTCAATGGGCTTTTCAGTAGGCTTCCAATTTACCAAGTCAACAACCAATAGTGGGCGTTTGTCCTGAGTAACATTTTGGTTGGCAGAGAACAGTTGAACCGATAGCAATAAACTTATCGTGGCGAGCAGGCCTGCGAAGAGTGAAGCCGCTGCCTGTAGCCATCGGTTATTCAATGGGCTTTTCATCTGTTGCAATGGCCAGGCCTTTTGCCCCAGCTGATTTGCTGACATCAATCACGTTAATAAGAGATTCTGTGGTGGTCAGTTTGTCAGCATGAAGAATAACGGGGGCATCTGGGCGCATTGCAAGTTCATCCGAGACAATACGCTTGACATCATCAAGCGTCACAGCACTATTTTTATAATAAACTTGTCCAGTTTTATCGATTTTTAACAAAATATTTTCATCGCTTAATTCAGCAGCATGTGTCGATGCTGGTATTGATATCATTAAGCCATCGTCTTCCGGGAATACGGTGGTGACCATAAAAAAGATCAATAGCAGAAATACAATATCAATGAGCGGTGCCATCGTAATTTCTGGTTTGCCTGTATCGGGCAGAGGGATATTCAACTGCTCGCTGCTATTCATGATTTGATCTTGGTGTTATATAGAGCAATATCACGATGTAAAATCATCTGCATGGCTTGACCTGTGATCGCGGTCAGTGCATTGACGCGACGAGCCAGCAGGTGATGAAAAAATATGACCGGAATGGCGATAATCAGACCGCTGGCCGTGGTGAGCAGTGCTTGGGAAATACCAACAGCCATCTCTCCAGGATCACCAGTGCCGTGCAGGGCAATGGCTTCAAAAACATTAATCATTCCGATGACAGTCCCC
This Gammaproteobacteria bacterium DNA region includes the following protein-coding sequences:
- a CDS encoding biopolymer transporter ExbD — translated: MNSSEQLNIPLPDTGKPEITMAPLIDIVFLLLIFFMVTTVFPEDDGLMISIPASTHAAELSDENILLKIDKTGQVYYKNSAVTLDDVKRIVSDELAMRPDAPVILHADKLTTTESLINVIDVSKSAGAKGLAIATDEKPIE